CGCAACCAGAGCGGATTTTTTTACatcgttttgtgttttttttaaagagctCTTCCCTAGTATTTTCTACTCCCTATCGCCACAGAATGCCAAGAAACGCCTGACCCTGGCCACACCTACCCCTTAGGAATCAGCAAGGGCGATCAGGCTGAGGTGGCCAAACCGGGGGGCTCCAGCATTACATCCCTATGGGGTCAGAAACCTTGGAAATCGCCAAGTGTCTCCGCTCTGGTAAACTGTGGTTTTGTGATGGATGAGCTGCTAAAGGCTCCAGAAATATGGATGTTTTCTTAAAGCGCTAAGAACGGTAAAAAGTCTCAGCGGGAGAGACTTTGTGCTCTACGGGGTCAGAAACCTTGGAAATCGCCAAGTGTCTCCACTCCGGGAAACTTTGGTTTTGTGATGGATGAGCTGATAAAGGCTCCAGAAATATGGATGTTTTCTTAAAGCACTAAGAACAGTAAAGAGTCTCAGCGGGAGAGACTTTGTGCTCTACGGGGTCAGAAACCTTGGAAATCGCCAAGTGTCTCCGCTCCGGTAAACGTTGGTTTTGTGATGGATCAGCTGCTAAAGGCTCCAGAAATATGGATGTGTTCTTAAAGCGCTAAAAACGGTAAAGAGTCTCAGTGGGAGAGACTTTGTGTtctacagaagcaacatggcttggcGTAAAAAGCACGTTTGCGAGTCAGGATttctgggttttattcccagctcctgGCTCTTTCCTGCACTACGGCTGaggccaagtcacttgaattctctgggcctcctttccccagtctggaaaaatggggattcgctgTGTCCTCCACCATTTAGGCTaaactgggattgtgtctgatccgaACGGAtggtacctcagcacttagcacatagtaagcccctaagaCACACCACGATTAGCACCTGCATTCAGGAATTCTGACTCGGGTGGCCAGGCAAAAGGAAGACACAAATCactaccgccttcccctctggCCTGTCATGCTTTGGGAGAGGGATACTGAAGAAGCGtgacaggagagggaagaaaattaGCCACCCGTCCAACTCCCTTGTCAAGCAAGTAAGGTGCTAAAGGGAATAAGGGGAGGATCGTGTGTCGCAAAGAACGAAGTAGAAAAAGAATCGGAAGACCAAGGTCAGAACTGAGAAGGAAGGCGGGCGTTCGGCAACAATAAATGCTAGAACTTGACTGGGAGTAAGAGGGATCCCTAACGATATTTCaagatgggcaaatcacttttccaaCGATTCTCATCTACCTCTACCTCAGTTCTACAGCACGTACAAGGCTGTTCCTCCAAACCTCGTTCGAAAGTCGAGTGACCGAAAAAAATCATACCTTCCAATGTTCTTCATGCGCATCTTGGCTTCTGGAGGCATTTCCTCCGGCTCACTCTGAATATTAGAGACAAAGGATAGATGTTATGCGATAAGTACGTACGCTCTACCTTCCCACTAGTCACATTACCTATAACGTACCCTATATAATGTCATACAGAGCGGTCTCACCGAGCACACGCAATTTATAGGTGAGAGAGAGGCTCCAGTAAAAATCGCAACATTCACACATATACTCACGCGCCCGACTGCAAAAAGGATTGGTCTATAGGGCAGTCTACTCATCGCGCTTATAGTTTACGGCAGCGTTAGGCGGGATCCAACCCCAACTGAGGTCAGCGTGCCTTGCCGTAGACGGTGGCCCAAGAGGAAATCGGTCACCCAAACCGGAGGCATACCAAGGTGTCAAGCTCACCTTCCCTGACCTTGTGAACTCCAGTGCATTTTCGGAGTCAATCAGATGACCACCCTGTCCCTGAAGGAGCGTTCGCCTCCATCCACTTCCGGCCTCTTTGCTAAACTGATGTCGCTCCCCCTCTAAGAGGATTTTTTTTACCCAGGTAAATCTATGCCCTGCCTCTTCAAGTGGGAAAGCCACTCtctctgggactgtgagcccactgttgagcagcgaccgtctctatatgttgccaacttgtagttcccaagcgcttagtacagtgctctgcacacagtaagcgctcaatacatacgattgaatgaatgacggcaggGGTGGAAGATTTCCAACAACGACTGGGCAGTAACAAGCCCCCATCATCCACGACTAAAGGTCCGCTGGACTCAAAACAACGGCAGTAGGAGTCAAGTCGGGGTCTGCTGATGGAAAGGATTAGATTTCTGATTTGGCCAGCTTTTGGGATGCTGCTTTAATTTTGGATGGCTTGTTACTTTATCCTCCTTAGGCCTGGAGTACGCGTGGACACCTttcattcaaattgtatttactgagcgcttaccgtgtgcaaagcaccgcgctAAGCGCACAAGTATTCAGCGCTTAATGGACACCCacaatcaatcccatttactaAACACGATCACCCAGCTACAGTTTCTCCACGCCGCGGTCAGGGACAGCCGGGGCTGCTCCTGCtcgcaggggatgggagaggtgggCCGGATCGGCTGGGTAGGGCGGGATACCTGGCTGCCGAAGAAGGGCCTATTAAAACCCCAACCTGACAGGGCAAGGGTCGTTCTGTCACTCGAGGCATTAAAAATCAGAGCGATCGTCAAGACCGCATCGACttacatcatcatcttcattgaaAACTGCTGCTACTGATAGAGTTTTCGGGGCAAGAGTTGGAACGGGTTCTTTAGGCTTCTGCGGAAGGGAAAAACGTACCGAGtcacaataaaaaataaaacaatccaCTAGTAGACtactgtggggaagcagtgtggcctagggaagagagcacaggtctgggagccaaaggacccgatttccaattccgcctccgccacctgcctgccgttcgaccttgggcaagtcacctcacctctccgtacctcggtttcctcaactgagaaacagagattcgatatctgttctcctcctacttggctgtgagccccagacgggacggggactgtgtcccaaccgatgcgctcgtatctcccccggcgcttacaataagcgcctaaataccattaaaaaaaaaatcaatggcaaGATTTAGACCCCGAAAAGTGCATTTTAAAGCAATCTGTTTTTTATTGCCTCCGGGGACTCACTGAAAACTTGAGCCtggtcctaaaataataataataatgagggcatttattaagtgcttactatgtgcaaagcactcttttaagcgctgAAGGTTCAGCGCTACTCTAAAAGTTCAGAGTATCAGCGTAGGACGTTCTGAGCTGCTCTCACTTTCCAATTTTTTCTAGCAGAGACTTCCACCTCCAAGCCATCTCGACCCCAGCTTGGATCGGTCAGGTTCTGCGTTGAGCGTACCAACTCTTAAGCTTGGGGCTCCCGGGTCTCGAAGAGGTGAACGGCGGCTGGCCGCATCCGTTCCTTTATTTTAGAGGCAGCCAAGCGTGCAACCCATCTTTGAAGTATTCTTGAAAACCGAGGCTAGGCGagcagggtgatggggaaggggtggtgggCTGACGGGGCAGAACCCGTCTCCCTCCATGGATACGGCATCTTTCAAATAGCCCCTACCTTGCGATTCAGGGGGGTGGCATCCGGTCCACTAGGGAAGCCGGCGGGAAGGAGGGAATGCTGAGCGCTACTTTGTaaattattcctattaatgtccctctagtccgtaagcccattttgggcacgggacgtgcctgctaactctgttctgttgtactctcccaacagcgctccgtacagtgctctgcacatagtaagcgctcggtaaataccacctgCTGCTGGTTTTGGCTCTGCCGATGGTTATGGGACTTGCGGGGGGGGTCGACCCGAAAAGGCCTTTGAATCGGGAACGTCGCCTTCCACCCACGTGGTCCGCCTGACGGGATCAAGGAGACAGATGCTGAAAAATCCCTTCAACTGCAGTGGGTGAGAGGGCCTAGGACTTAAAAGGGCTGTTATTTTTTCACGAGTGCCCCTTATCTGGGAGCAACGGACGGTCTGGGCACCAGAAGCTTACCGGGGCAGCCACGGCCGGTGCCAGCCCCGTCAGCTCTCCCCCGGGGCACTACAGGATCGGAGGCGGGTGGGACCAGAGCCAGCGCCGGGCCTCGCCCAGTTGGGCGCCTACCGTTGTCAGAATGGGTTTGGGGGCCGAGGGGGCTCAGGTCCCCGAGCTGAGATCAAGGAGAAGTACTGGAATACTAACccagtgggaaatcaatcaacccaCGTGGAGGCCGACTATTTAAAACTATACACGGACCACGGGTATCGGGAAAAGGAAGCGGTACTGCCAAAGAAGCCAACTGAGTCCTCAAAATTGTAACCCCGCTTCGTGGACTAGTAAACCGTCCTCGCGGAAAGGTTGCAGTGCTCGCTCAGATCGTGAATCCCGTGAAGGCGGGGCTCACGTCTAAGTCTCACCCGGCCTCTCACTCGATGCCCCGGGTGACTGACAGACTTAAAGCGAAAGTCACCCTGCGAAAGAGTTCTCTCCCCCTTTGATTCCCTAAGTAACCTTCACACGCAGTCCCCTCGCTACACACCCCTCGATCACCCCCAAGATTCCCACGGCAATCCATCTCTCCCGCAGATCCTTCCCAACAGGCCTATGGAAGCATACGGGCCGCATCTTGGACAAAACGGAGGCGCttcgttattttttttttactccgcCGATAACAACATCCCCTCCCCTCGGACCCCCACCTCGCCTTCGATAAAAATCACCAACTCCAGAGCGGGAACTTACGCTTGCTCCAAGTTTGATGGATATGACCGGTGCTTTCTTTGTCGTCTGACTACCTATGGCAAATCCAAACTTGGAGATTTTTGCGGGCTTTGTGGAGAAGTCTTCGGCTTCTTCTTCAGCTGATCGCTTTTCTGTGCTGCGACTCGAACTTTCCCCTCCATTACTGGAAGAAACAGTCTTAGTTTTCACAGGTTTTTCTGCCTCTTCTTCAGGTCCTGGTGAAGTCGAAACAACTTACCAAGATGAGCTATTTTTACTAAGCAGATTGATGGGAGCAGCAACCTCAAAAAGCATTGTTAAAGGGAGGGTACCTACTCTGTGACTGTGCATCTACTAACCCGGCCACCTCTTCCACTGGTAACAGCAGGAACTGGGACTGGGCGACGCCAAAAGAGGCGCTTGCAAAACTCAACTGGGACACAGTGAAGGGCCATTTTACATACAGATACAAGCTTTTACAGAGAAAGATTCCTTCAGACATTTTTCCATCATTCGTTACAATCGATATACTGGATTCTTTAAACTCTACAGACGCTTCAACGCAATCCATTTAACATCGGCAAAAGCTTACGATAAGAGGAATACATAATGGTTGTCCATTTCTATTACTCATCAACACACGCGACAATTCATCAAAAATGCCTCCTTGCAAGGAGGAGCTGGCTCTTATCAGAACTGTAAAGATAAGTTACGGTTTGGGGATGGCACGGAGAAGGGAGTGAACAGCAGACATCTCTTTAGCACCTTAAATTTGCCCCGGGTGTTGGAGGTTGGGGTGAGCTCTCTCCAACTATATTCCATCAAAAGATATTCCCCTGCCTTAGAAGACAATACAGCTAACTGCTTTTGTCACTCGTTTTGCTTCACCTGATGAAGCGAGTCTGAGTCAGAAACTGGAAATTCGCAGCGAGAAAGAGCAGTTTCATGTATAGGAAGAGTGCAGGTGGGAAGTTCAAGACACCCAcatcagaagagagagggaaaaagcaaaaaggataaaatgagaaaaaaaaaacccactaactGGATGGGGGCTCAGAAGTCAATCCTTTGTCTTTCAAAGACTCCATCAAGTAGGATTCTCGGATCCTTGGCTGAGTAGGAACTTGGACCGTGAATAAAACcacggtatttcttgagcgcttaactgtgtgccaagcactgtactaaagagttggtttagacgatccctgcccataaggactttATAGACTACAAGACACTATGATGGCCGTACACATCACCACAAATCAAAGAACACCTGCGTTTCCCGTTCGACTGAGAGCGCAAGATCGATCGGATTGCTTACGGTGTTTTCCTCGATGGCCATGACTGAAAATCCTGAATGACAGGAATAAGTTAAGAAAGCACTACATGGATTGGAAAGTCTGAGGGTCTACAGTGGCCAGAGCCGTAACTGCGCAAGATTACTCGTCGGGCATCTGGATTTTGGatttgaaggaaaaaagaaacGGAAATGTGGTTTATTCTAGGTTAACCATCTCTTCCTAATGGCAATTCTGAATTTTATCTTCCAGCTCTATTAAGCAATCTGCAATTAATCGATGGTACAGCTAAACAAGAGTAGCtcattctaccccagcgctcagtacggtgcctggcacatagtaaccaccattaaaaagaaaaaaaaaaactaacccccccccccccaaaaccctaGTGAAGGACCAAGTTTATTCTTATAGATGGACAAGAATATGGCCCGGCAGGGAAACGGGAAATTCCTCTGGCTGGAGAATGACTTGTTACATACGAGTAAACTCAGATCGCACGTGTGCTTCGAACAAAAGTCACTGGAAAAGATCCGCAAACGTTTGAGTGGAAAAGCAGTGAGGGAGTTCGGAGCCGCATCCCGAATCCCCAGTCCTGCAGGTGACTGtgactctcttccccccctctctgcGACCCATTTCTGGCGTGGGGACTCTGAGAGGAGCCGGCCAAATGAATGACAAGGCCGAATCGAGGGATGACAACTTCCCAGGTGGAAATCACGCCTTGGAAATTTAATAGGAGAGCCGCAGATTTCCCGTCGGGCCACCCGCCCGTGAAATCTCTTTATTTCATATGTATTGTTATGATGTTTCCTGGCGATCACCGTGGCTCTCAAACAGAAACAAAACTGGAGGAGAGACGACTGATTCTGCCACTTCTAAATGTGAGTCCCAAGCAACTTTTATATCTGGGAAAGTACAGAGGAAGGCGAATCAGGGGAAACTTTGTATTACGGAAGGGA
This sequence is a window from Tachyglossus aculeatus isolate mTacAcu1 chromosome 24, mTacAcu1.pri, whole genome shotgun sequence. Protein-coding genes within it:
- the LOC119945080 gene encoding PEST proteolytic signal-containing nuclear protein: MADGPEGEERADRTAMAGAAGGPEEEAEKPVKTKTVSSSNGGESSSRSTEKRSAEEEAEDFSTKPAKISKFGFAIGSQTTKKAPVISIKLGASKPKEPVPTLAPKTLSVAAVFNEDDDSEPEEMPPEAKMRMKNIGRDTPTSAGPNSFNKGKHGFSDNQKLWERNIKSHLGNVHDQDED